Below is a window of Vibrio gazogenes DNA.
ATGCCACCCGTGACTTTGATGGCACCACCAACCAAGAAGATACCACCTACGGTGTCAACGCTCAGTATCAAAACTTCTTTATTGCCTATGTCTATGGCGAAACCGATACCGGCACAACCGCGAAAAGCACCACCGTCTATACCTCGTATAAATTCGCCAACATTATGGATGTTGAAGACTTGGCACTGTACGCCGGCGGTTATTACTCTGACGTAAAAGATGCCGACAAGACTGACAGCGGTTTACGTCTGCGCGTCAAGTATCTGTTCTAAATTTTCCCCACACTGCCTGTCCGCCCCATATCTGTTGTAACCCATGCGGTTTCAGTCACAGATATGGGGCTGACTCTTTATATTTCGGCTGATTCAGTCGTTTGCACCAATCAATGATACGATAGCTTCCAGTGACGTGAAATATTGATCAGCCAGCGCAAACCGAGGATCCTGCTGGTGCGCGTTCACAACGAACGTCGTCATTGATGCAGCTTTGGCTGCGGTCATACCGGTCACACTATCTTCAATCACCAGGCATTGATCAGGCGACACATCGAGTTTTTGCGCAGCACTTAAATAAACGGCAGGATGCGGCTTACCATAGTCTTCATCCTCGGCGCTACAAATTTGGCTGAAATACGCTTCGATCTCGAGGCGCTGAAGCACAGCTTGAATAATTTCCGGCCCGGACGAGGTCGCCAAACCAATACGATAACCCGCCTGTTTTAGCGCATCTAAAAGTTGATAAACACCCGGCAGTGCACGACCATGAGCCCTCACCTGAACAATCAGTTTTTCTAGGATTTGCTGCGCCAGAATCGCAGGATCAATCTGAAGCTGACAACGTTGACACCAAGTCGAAGCAATTGCGTCTAACCGTTTTCCCATGGTGTACTGAATACATGCTTCAACCGTGATTTCAGCACCATAAGTAGCCAGTGTTTCAATCTGTGCCTGTCGCCAGAATGGTTCTGAATCAATTAATACACCATCCATATCAAAAATAACTGCTTTATATGGCAATGCCATCTGCTATCTCTCCTCTGTTTACCGGGATTTGAAATATAAAAAGCCAGCAAAATGCTGGCTTAAATTGATTGTTCGACGATGAGAAAACTTAAAGAAAATGGAATGTGGCATTCAGATTGAAAGTTTTCATGTCATCGTCACCCATAACATAGGTCTGGTAGCTGGCACCGACAGAAATCGGCCCCATCATGAAGTATTCCGCACCGACACCGTACATCAGGTCAACACCGTCATCCACTTTGGCACCATTGACCTTTTCATCCCAAGAATGCAAGCCGCCTTTGGCGTAAATATGCAACGGACCGAAATCAATACTTGGCTTAATGGCGAAATAGCCGGTTGTTGCTTCAGTTTTATTAGTTGGCGAGACATCAATTTCTTGAAATTTGGTGAAACCCGCTTCCAAGCCGATCAATGGCAGGATACCGGTTCCGACATGAATATTGTAGGCTGTACCATGTTCACCTTTAAAGTCAGATTGTCCAACGGAAGCGCCGCCATAAATCCATGAATCTGCCAAGGCAGATGTTGATGCACCTAAAAGTGCCAATCCAATTAATGTTTTTTTCATGATGAACCTTCTCTACTTTTTCATCGGTGATCATACGGTTGGTGATCATACTATTGGTGTTGATACCAAAGCGGCATAAAATTGCCTACGCTCGCCAAAAAACTAACAGAATTATCTGTAATAGTCTGTTTTATGCAAAAATCGAACCCAAATTAACATTCACTAATTGCATTCTTGATCCGCTTATCCGAAACGGGATAAGGCGTTCCAAGTTGTTGAGCAAAGAAGCTCACCCTTAACTCTTCAATCATCCAGCGGATTGCTTTAACATTCTCGGGAATCGGCGCACCTTTCGGAATTTTGTTCAATAACTCCCGATAGTCCTGCGTCACTGATTCTATTTTCAGCATATGAAGTCGATCTTTGTTGGGATCGATAGGTAATTTTTCTAATCGACGCTCGATAGCCTTCATATACCTTAGGATATCCGGCAACTTTTTCCAACCGCATTCCGTGGCAAAGCCTTTGAAGATCAAGCTTTCAATTTGTGCTTTGATATCAGAAAGTGCAAATGCCATTGTAAAATCGACTTTCCCTTTCAGTTTTTTATTGATCTGATAGGCAGTTGTCAAAATTTCTTCAACTTGTCTTGCAATATCAACAACGGTATCACCTAACTCACCGCGAACATACTCTTTCAACGCTTCAAACGCCTCGGCCTGCCAGACTAATCCGCCTTGCCCATCGATAAGCTTATCGATACCACAGGCAATGCAGTCATCAATCAGATCCAACACTTTGCCATATGGATTGAAATAGAGTCCGAGTTTCGATTTATTCGGTAGGTTGGTGTGCAAATATTTCACCGGAGACGGAACATTCAGCAAGATTAATCGCCGCTCCCCTGCTCGCATGGCGCGTTGTTGCTCTTGCTCGGTCTCAAATAGCTGAATAGCGACGCTGTCTTTTTCATCAACCAGTGCCGGATAGGCTCTGACATCGAAGCCACCTTTTTTCTGCTGATAGACCAGAGGAAGCTCACCGAAACTCCAAGTATGCAGACCTTTCTGTTCGATATCATCATCAGCAACCTGAGACAGGGTTTCTTTAACTTTGTCTTTCAGGCTCTCTTTTAACGTGAATAAGTCTTTATTTTCCCGTAGCTTTTTATGCCGATGATCGACGGCCCGGAATGTGATTCGCAGGTGATCCGGGATCTGATCGATTTGCCAGTCTTCGCGCAGAATGGTCACACCGGACATCCGTTTCAGCTCTTTTTCCAGTGCGTCCAACAATGGCAGTTCCATCGGGGTCGTCCGGGCCAAAAAGGCATCCGCATAGTTCGGTGCCGGTACAAAATTCTTGCGCAATGTTTTCGGCAACGATTTGATCAAATTGACCACAAGTTCATGGCGTAGCCCGGGGATCTGCCAGTCAAACCCCATCGGTTCAATTTGGTTCAATACGGCCAACGGGATATGAACCGTGACACCGTCACTATCATCACCGGGTTCAAATTGATAGCTGAGCTTCAGCTTGATGCCATTCTGATGCCAGAAATTCGGATAATCGAGTTCGGTCACATGGCTGGCATCACCTTTGAACAACATCTCTTTTTCAAAATGAAGATATTCCGGATTCTCCCGGCTGGTCTTTTTCCACCACGTATCAAAGTGACGGCCGGAGACAACTTCCGTGCCGACGCGCTGATCATAAAATTGAAACAAGGACTCATCATCAATCAGAATGTCCCGCCGTCTCGATTTATGTTCCAGCTCTTCTACTTCTTGTAACAGCTTGCGGTTTTGTTTGAAGAAAGCGTGTTTGGTCTCCCACTCACCTTCAACCAGCGCACTCCGAATGAATATTTCTCGGCTCAAGGTCGCATCAATCGGGCCATAATTCACGAGTCGTTTGGCAACAATCGGTACACCAAACAATGTCACTTTCTCATACGCCATCACCGCTGCGCGCTTTTTCGACCAATGCGGCTCACTGTAGCTCCGTTTGATCAAATGTTGTGCCAGCGGTTCAATCCACTCCGGCTGAATCTTCGCCACCACTCTGGCCCAAAGTTTCGAGGTTTCCACCAGCTCAGCCGACATCACCCATTTCGGTTGTTTCTTAAACAGGCCGGACGCCGGGAAAATATGAAAACGGGCGTTTCTCGCCCCGTGATATTCTTTCTCTTCCTGATCTTTGATACCGATATGAGACAGCAATCCAACTAGAATCGAGGTGTGCACCCCCTGATAACTGCCGGGTTCTTCATTCAGCTTCAGCCCGAGGTCATGCATACTCTGATGCAATTGAAAATAGACATCCTGCCATTCACGAATGCGCAGATAATTCAGATAATCACTTTTACACTGACGTCTGAACTGATTACTACTCAGGGCTTTTTGTTGTTGTTTGATGTAATCCCATAGATTAACAAAGGTCAGAAAATCAGAGTCTTCATGATAAAAACGGCGGTGTTTATCATCGGCTGACTGTTGTTTGTCCGAAGGCCGCTCTCGCGGATCCTGAATCGACAAAGCAGCCGAGATAATCATCACTTCTTTCAGACATCCCCATTTCGGTGCTTCAAGCACCATACGAGCCAGCCGTGGATCTATGGGAAGACGCGACAACTTTTGTCCAATCTCGGTCAAGCGTTTTTTGCGCTCCTGAGATTGTGTCTGAATCGCACCTAATTCTTCCAGCAGCCGGACACCATCTTGAATATTGCGCTGATCCGGGGCTTCAACAAAGGGGAATGCCTCGATGTCACCGAGCCCCAAGGCTGTCATCTGCAAAATAACCGATGCCAGATTGGTTCTGAGTATTTCGGGATCGGTAAACTCAGGACGAGATTGAAAATCATCTTCGGAATAAAGCCGGATACAAATCCCAGCTTCAACCCGGCCACAACGCCCTTTACGCTGATTGGCGCTGGCTTGAGAAATGGGTTCAATCGGTAAGCGCTGCACTTTGGTGCGGTAACTATAACGACTGATGCGAGCGGTCCCCGGATCAATCACGTATTTAATTCCCGGCACCGTCAGAGACGTTTCAGCAACGTTGGTCGCCAAAACAATTCTCCGCCCACTGTGGGATTGAAAAATCCGGTTCTGCTCACCTGCGGAGAGACGCGCATACAAAGGCACAATTTCAGTATGTTTGAGGTTGCGCTTGCTCAAGGCATCGGCGGTATCCCTGATCTCACGTTCCCCGTTCATAAAGATCAGGATATCTCCCGGTCCCTCATCACTCAGCTCATCAACGGCGTCAAAAATCCCGTCGAGCTGATCACGCTCACTCTCATCTTCACCGGCTAAGGGACGATAACGGGTGTCCACCGGATACGTTCTGCCGGACACTTCAATGATCGGTGCGCCGTCAAAGTGCTGGGAAAACCGTTCAGGATCGATTGTTGCCGACGTGATAATGACTTTCAGGTCAGGACGCTTCGGCAGCAGCTGTTTTAAATAGCCGAGAATGAAATCAATATTCAGGCTACGCTCATGGGCTTCATCGATAATGATCGTATCGTACTGATTGAGGAATCGATCATGCTGAATTTCAGCCAGCAGTATCCCGTCCGTCATCAATTTAATCTGAGTCTGATCGGATATCTGATCATTAAAACGCACTTTATAACCGACGAAATCGCCGAGTGAAGTTTTGGTTTCTTCAGCAATCCGGGCGGCGACAGAGCGTGCGGCTAATCGACGGGGCTGTGTATGACCAATGACCCCATATGTGCCACGCCCCAGTTCAGCACAGATCTTCGGCAACTGTGTGGTTTTCCCCGAGCCGGTTTCACCCGCCACAATCACGACCTGATGTTTTTCAATCGCTTGTGCAATGTCATCTCGTTTCTGACTGACCGGCAGAATCTCTGGGTAATCTAATACCGCAGAGGTTTGCTGTCTGAGCTCGGCTGCCATCATCGATTTGGCAATGTCCTGAGCGATTTCATCAAAAACGGCCTGTCTGGCTTTGGGATTGTTAATTTTACTGGCCCCCTGAATCCGTTTACTCAGGCGGAACCGATCTTTGAGCATACATTCGTTCAATGCATGACGCAGAGTTCCCGGAGTATTGGGCTGTGCCTGAGGGGGTTGGGTATGTGGCTGTGACGACGTCAAAGCGAATCCTATTGTATACTTGATTAAAACTGGCCGGATTGTATCACTGTCAGGCCATGACACCAAAAACTCCTTGGTTTTCATCATCAGTCTGACCAGACAGTTCTTACTCCAATCTGGTGCAGGTGTAAGGTTTTTGATGTATATTTCGTTTGATGTCAGACATGCCGGTGAGACCAAAGATAACGTGAAAGCTTCTGAATTGATTCATATACTGAATGCCCTGCCCAATGATCCGGAAATCGTGACCGGAGAAACGTGGCTTCCGGAGCGTTTGCTGCACGCCAAATGTTTCGATGATTTGTTATTTTGTCAGTTTGATAATGCACCGGAAGAGAATGAGGGCGAAGAAGAAGGCAGAGGATTCGTCGATCATGAACTGTCGCTGATGAGAAGTCATATCATGCAGATTTTTATGGAAAAAGCGCCTTTGGAACATAAACGGGATGCGATTCTGGCTTTAATTCTTTATGCGCATGAACACTCATCATCTGATGTCGTCGAGATGCTTGAACAGATCAGCCTGCAAGAAAACAGTTTGCAAGAAGGCAATGATCAAGAAATTTAACTCATACGTCAGCGAAGCGCGTTGTCAACGCTCCAATTTTCCGGTCTCAACTAGCTGCGCAAAGAAGTCGTTCATCGTCACCGACAATGGTCGGTATTTCAGCTCCAGTTCCCCAATACTTTTGGTATTGTTGCCTTTCCAAGCGTAGCCAACATTCTGCGTAATCGTTTTCCGAGTTATCCCCGGGTTGATCAGCGGCCCAAACAACCAGACAAGAAATTTTGGCAATACCCGTTTAGGCAACGGGTAATGTTTACCATATTTGGGTAACAGTTGACGCGCCATTTCAAGTAATGTCGTGTTACAACCAGAGATAATATACCGTCCTCGGGCATGCGTGGTATAACCGGCTGATAAATGGGCTTCAGCAACATCCCGGACATCAACGACCCCGATCCCCCAGTTCGGCACACCAACTCTCATGGAACCATCCCCCATCTGGCGGATGATATGAAAACTTTCAGAGGTTATATCAGGGTTGACGGCAGGCCCCATCACCAGAGAGGGGTTGATGACAACTAGCGTCCACTGTTGTTGCGCCTCCGCGATACGCCATGCTTCTTTCTCAGCTTCGGTTTTAGAATAAGCATATGGATTATGCTCAGGAGAGCTGGAGTGATTCCAGACTTCTTCAGTCACCATACCGTGCTCTAAGTCTAACAGATCAGCATTATCACCATAAATCGCGGCACAACTGCTGGTCAAAACAACACGCTGTACTGACGGTGTTAACGTTGCCTGATTTAACACATTGTGCGTACCTTGCACGGCCGGGGCAATCAATTCGCTTTGCGGGTCACGAGCCTGAAGCCGAAACGGAGACGCCGTGTGAAAAACCACGCGACAACCTTGCATGGCTTCAGCATATGAACCGTCATCAAATAAATTGGCCTGAAAATAGCGGAGTGTTCCCGGTGCGGTGCTCGCGACTCGGTTGAGAGGTTTGAGTTTGTCCTGATCCCTCAAATCACGAACTGTCGCATGTACTGTGACACCGGATTCAAGTAAGCGTTTGATCAGCCATCCAGCGACATATCCTGTTGCGCCGGTGACAAGTACCGGCCATTTACGGTTAATGTAATACATAATTTAATCGAGCTCATCTAAACAAGATGTAGATATTGCAATGCCACGCCAAAACACACAAAACGCCTCTCGAAATATCATTTCAGCCTCATGCCAGCCATATTGCTTCCGATTCGTATATGCCACCAGTGCATGCAGGTAACTTTGCACATTGATACATATCAGTTCGGGAGACGTCGGATGGAGTATGCCGCTCTGCTGAGCATCTTTCAGTTTGTCGAGCATCGGCATCCATAACTTTTCTGC
It encodes the following:
- a CDS encoding outer membrane beta-barrel protein, producing MKKTLIGLALLGASTSALADSWIYGGASVGQSDFKGEHGTAYNIHVGTGILPLIGLEAGFTKFQEIDVSPTNKTEATTGYFAIKPSIDFGPLHIYAKGGLHSWDEKVNGAKVDDGVDLMYGVGAEYFMMGPISVGASYQTYVMGDDDMKTFNLNATFHFL
- the hxpB gene encoding hexitol phosphatase HxpB, with the protein product MALPYKAVIFDMDGVLIDSEPFWRQAQIETLATYGAEITVEACIQYTMGKRLDAIASTWCQRCQLQIDPAILAQQILEKLIVQVRAHGRALPGVYQLLDALKQAGYRIGLATSSGPEIIQAVLQRLEIEAYFSQICSAEDEDYGKPHPAVYLSAAQKLDVSPDQCLVIEDSVTGMTAAKAASMTTFVVNAHQQDPRFALADQYFTSLEAIVSLIGAND
- the hrpA gene encoding ATP-dependent RNA helicase HrpA, translating into MTSSQPHTQPPQAQPNTPGTLRHALNECMLKDRFRLSKRIQGASKINNPKARQAVFDEIAQDIAKSMMAAELRQQTSAVLDYPEILPVSQKRDDIAQAIEKHQVVIVAGETGSGKTTQLPKICAELGRGTYGVIGHTQPRRLAARSVAARIAEETKTSLGDFVGYKVRFNDQISDQTQIKLMTDGILLAEIQHDRFLNQYDTIIIDEAHERSLNIDFILGYLKQLLPKRPDLKVIITSATIDPERFSQHFDGAPIIEVSGRTYPVDTRYRPLAGEDESERDQLDGIFDAVDELSDEGPGDILIFMNGEREIRDTADALSKRNLKHTEIVPLYARLSAGEQNRIFQSHSGRRIVLATNVAETSLTVPGIKYVIDPGTARISRYSYRTKVQRLPIEPISQASANQRKGRCGRVEAGICIRLYSEDDFQSRPEFTDPEILRTNLASVILQMTALGLGDIEAFPFVEAPDQRNIQDGVRLLEELGAIQTQSQERKKRLTEIGQKLSRLPIDPRLARMVLEAPKWGCLKEVMIISAALSIQDPRERPSDKQQSADDKHRRFYHEDSDFLTFVNLWDYIKQQQKALSSNQFRRQCKSDYLNYLRIREWQDVYFQLHQSMHDLGLKLNEEPGSYQGVHTSILVGLLSHIGIKDQEEKEYHGARNARFHIFPASGLFKKQPKWVMSAELVETSKLWARVVAKIQPEWIEPLAQHLIKRSYSEPHWSKKRAAVMAYEKVTLFGVPIVAKRLVNYGPIDATLSREIFIRSALVEGEWETKHAFFKQNRKLLQEVEELEHKSRRRDILIDDESLFQFYDQRVGTEVVSGRHFDTWWKKTSRENPEYLHFEKEMLFKGDASHVTELDYPNFWHQNGIKLKLSYQFEPGDDSDGVTVHIPLAVLNQIEPMGFDWQIPGLRHELVVNLIKSLPKTLRKNFVPAPNYADAFLARTTPMELPLLDALEKELKRMSGVTILREDWQIDQIPDHLRITFRAVDHRHKKLRENKDLFTLKESLKDKVKETLSQVADDDIEQKGLHTWSFGELPLVYQQKKGGFDVRAYPALVDEKDSVAIQLFETEQEQQRAMRAGERRLILLNVPSPVKYLHTNLPNKSKLGLYFNPYGKVLDLIDDCIACGIDKLIDGQGGLVWQAEAFEALKEYVRGELGDTVVDIARQVEEILTTAYQINKKLKGKVDFTMAFALSDIKAQIESLIFKGFATECGWKKLPDILRYMKAIERRLEKLPIDPNKDRLHMLKIESVTQDYRELLNKIPKGAPIPENVKAIRWMIEELRVSFFAQQLGTPYPVSDKRIKNAISEC
- a CDS encoding NAD-dependent epimerase/dehydratase family protein — its product is MYYINRKWPVLVTGATGYVAGWLIKRLLESGVTVHATVRDLRDQDKLKPLNRVASTAPGTLRYFQANLFDDGSYAEAMQGCRVVFHTASPFRLQARDPQSELIAPAVQGTHNVLNQATLTPSVQRVVLTSSCAAIYGDNADLLDLEHGMVTEEVWNHSSSPEHNPYAYSKTEAEKEAWRIAEAQQQWTLVVINPSLVMGPAVNPDITSESFHIIRQMGDGSMRVGVPNWGIGVVDVRDVAEAHLSAGYTTHARGRYIISGCNTTLLEMARQLLPKYGKHYPLPKRVLPKFLVWLFGPLINPGITRKTITQNVGYAWKGNNTKSIGELELKYRPLSVTMNDFFAQLVETGKLER